A stretch of the Photobacterium toruni genome encodes the following:
- a CDS encoding DEAD/DEAH box helicase encodes MPFSKLGLSDAIVKAVTDMGYTTPTPIQEKAIPVALTGKNLLAAAQTGTGKTASFVLPILQMLDDGQQVRAKRVRALILAPTRELAVQVEANIVQYSKHTNLTSMAMYGGVDYEPQKRRLIEGVDILVATPGRLLDMYTKRAIHFDAIEILVLDEADRMLDMGFIEDINKIIERLPLDRQNMLFSATLSAQVRLLAKTAVRNPVEISVAKDEASQPKIDQCLITVDKDMKSSLLSHLINEQQWDQALIFIETKHGAAKLVSQLEKRGIAAEAIHSGRSQGARAQVLEDFKAGKVKYLIATGVAARGLDIDELTRVVNYDLPFPPEEYVHRIGRTGRAGSKGEAISFVSRDNFKNLCMIERLLGHLIVRREIEGFVPTKEVPISILNFKPKYQKSEDNNSKGDKPRRNDKPRSNSPTTDKPKAKKPRSRKPITDRDTGIPRGTRKPKSI; translated from the coding sequence ATGCCTTTCTCTAAGCTTGGATTAAGCGACGCTATCGTTAAAGCAGTAACCGATATGGGTTACACCACTCCTACGCCGATTCAAGAAAAAGCCATTCCGGTGGCATTAACCGGCAAAAACCTGCTTGCGGCAGCACAAACAGGTACAGGTAAAACAGCCAGTTTTGTACTTCCAATTCTGCAAATGCTTGATGATGGTCAGCAAGTACGAGCTAAACGTGTACGTGCATTAATTCTTGCGCCAACGCGTGAACTAGCGGTTCAAGTTGAAGCAAATATTGTTCAATACAGCAAACACACCAATTTAACGTCAATGGCAATGTACGGTGGTGTCGACTACGAACCACAAAAACGTCGTCTTATTGAAGGCGTTGATATTCTAGTGGCAACCCCTGGTCGTTTGCTGGATATGTACACTAAACGTGCTATCCACTTTGATGCTATTGAAATTTTAGTGCTTGATGAAGCTGACCGTATGTTAGATATGGGCTTTATTGAAGATATTAATAAGATCATTGAGCGTCTACCACTTGATCGCCAAAACATGTTGTTCTCAGCGACGCTATCAGCTCAAGTACGTCTTCTTGCAAAAACAGCAGTACGTAATCCTGTTGAGATAAGTGTCGCTAAAGATGAAGCATCACAACCTAAAATTGACCAATGCCTGATCACGGTTGATAAAGACATGAAGTCTTCCCTACTGAGCCATTTAATTAATGAGCAACAATGGGATCAAGCGTTAATATTCATTGAAACTAAACACGGCGCAGCTAAATTAGTTAGCCAACTTGAAAAACGTGGTATTGCAGCAGAAGCAATTCATAGTGGTCGTAGCCAAGGTGCTCGTGCACAAGTATTAGAAGATTTTAAGGCGGGTAAAGTTAAATACTTAATCGCAACGGGTGTTGCTGCGCGGGGGCTAGATATTGATGAATTAACTCGTGTGGTTAACTACGACCTCCCCTTCCCACCTGAAGAGTATGTTCACCGTATCGGTCGTACTGGTCGTGCGGGTTCTAAAGGTGAAGCAATTTCATTTGTATCACGTGATAACTTTAAAAACTTATGCATGATTGAGCGTCTGTTAGGTCACTTAATCGTTCGTAGAGAAATTGAAGGTTTTGTACCAACCAAAGAAGTGCCCATTTCTATTTTAAACTTCAAACCTAAATATCAAAAATCTGAAGATAATAATAGTAAGGGCGATAAACCACGCCGCAATGATAAGCCGCGTAGCAATTCACCAACTACTGATAAACCAAAGGCAAAGAAACCGAGAAGCCGTAAGCCAATCACTGATCGTGACACTGGTATTCCACGTGGTACTCGTAAGCCTAAATCAATCTAA
- a CDS encoding GlpM family protein, with protein sequence MVTLFFKCLLGAAAVLLIALLSKSKSFYIAGLVPLFPTFALIAHYIVGAERSMEDLRMTALFGLCSLVPYAGYLVAVYILSYYYNLTTTLSLATVVWLGCAGLLLLGWTRWSSLLIANSL encoded by the coding sequence ATGGTTACGTTATTTTTTAAATGTTTATTAGGTGCCGCAGCAGTATTACTGATTGCGTTGTTATCAAAAAGTAAAAGCTTTTATATCGCAGGATTAGTCCCGTTATTTCCTACTTTTGCGTTAATTGCACATTATATTGTTGGTGCTGAGCGCAGTATGGAAGACTTACGTATGACGGCCTTATTTGGGCTGTGTTCATTAGTGCCGTATGCGGGGTATTTAGTCGCAGTGTACATATTAAGTTATTACTATAATTTAACCACGACACTATCGTTAGCTACTGTGGTATGGCTTGGGTGTGCAGGATTATTATTATTAGGCTGGACGCGCTGGAGCTCATTATTGATTGCTAATTCTCTTTAA
- a CDS encoding sulfite exporter TauE/SafE family protein: MFFDVIFLFMAGLFGGVLNSIAGGGSFITFPALVFVGVPPLIANATNTFSSCGGYFSGVYAFRHKLKKHQKEVFLTVLSSLIGGTVGAFLLLQTSESSFENAIPWLLLFATLLFIFGARANTILQAYSEKNKYTLHFKSILLSISLLGISIYGGFFNAGLGIIVLSYLTLSGHKNINVMNGLKLVVSSSVSLAAICLFILNDSIAWVEGSVVLVGTLLGGYYSAHISMRLNPEKIRLFVGFISSIITAYFFYVTYA, translated from the coding sequence TTGTTTTTTGATGTTATTTTTCTTTTTATGGCAGGGCTGTTTGGTGGCGTTTTAAACTCTATTGCTGGTGGTGGCAGTTTTATTACATTTCCCGCTCTCGTTTTTGTTGGTGTACCTCCTCTTATTGCTAATGCAACAAATACTTTTTCTTCTTGTGGCGGATATTTTAGTGGGGTTTATGCATTCAGACATAAATTGAAAAAACATCAAAAGGAAGTGTTTTTAACCGTTCTATCTAGCTTAATAGGCGGTACAGTTGGTGCTTTTCTATTATTACAAACATCTGAGTCCTCATTTGAAAATGCTATTCCGTGGTTACTCTTATTTGCCACACTGCTATTTATATTTGGGGCAAGGGCTAATACTATATTACAGGCTTATTCAGAAAAAAATAAATATACATTACACTTTAAATCAATTCTGCTGTCTATATCATTACTTGGTATCTCTATATATGGTGGTTTTTTTAATGCAGGTTTAGGCATTATCGTATTGAGCTATTTGACTTTGTCAGGCCATAAAAACATTAATGTAATGAACGGGCTAAAATTAGTTGTTTCTTCTTCTGTATCGCTTGCTGCAATATGTTTATTTATTTTAAATGATTCTATTGCATGGGTAGAGGGTAGCGTTGTTTTAGTTGGCACGTTACTGGGAGGATATTATTCCGCTCATATTTCAATGAGATTAAATCCAGAAAAGATCAGATTATTCGTAGGATTTATAAGTTCTATAATTACAGCTTATTTTTTCTACGTAACTTATGCGTAA
- a CDS encoding lysozyme inhibitor LprI family protein has product MKKYLLIIFVCVSLPVLAAKKTLDCDNPRNTLDINDCASLTLTSAQDELSKYLTASIEHNKDDPTLVKAIEQAQKDWEVYMQAQCNAVYTQWRDGTIRNVMALDCKTQLTKERTHDVWMHFLTYMDSTPPVLPEPSKYFKM; this is encoded by the coding sequence ATGAAAAAGTATCTGCTAATTATATTCGTTTGTGTGTCATTGCCAGTGCTTGCTGCAAAGAAGACATTAGATTGTGATAATCCTCGTAATACGTTGGATATTAATGATTGTGCGTCATTGACATTAACCTCAGCACAAGATGAATTATCCAAATATTTGACTGCCAGCATTGAGCATAATAAAGATGATCCTACATTGGTGAAAGCAATAGAACAGGCACAAAAAGATTGGGAGGTGTATATGCAAGCGCAGTGTAATGCGGTTTATACGCAATGGCGTGATGGAACTATTCGTAATGTAATGGCATTGGACTGTAAAACACAACTAACCAAAGAAAGAACCCATGATGTATGGATGCACTTTTTGACCTATATGGATAGCACTCCACCTGTTTTACCTGAGCCGTCAAAGTATTTTAAGATGTGA
- a CDS encoding lecithin retinol acyltransferase family protein has translation MGIFGSIKDVWNDVVVDSWNEACEEVNYPKLKRGSVLRIELKRLGIIGFDHYGIYAGKRMVIHFSEEKIRREHISKFIEGAGIFNGNHVDVMKFPDKNTESITLEDSYNRAVSCIGMKGYDVLESNCEHFALWCRTGVAFSGQALGKYSDKFEVCSTVSLSGCSINFPRAIGKIFNDLGMEKSRSISVSNIVDVKN, from the coding sequence ATGGGGATTTTCGGTTCAATTAAAGACGTTTGGAATGATGTTGTTGTAGACTCATGGAATGAAGCTTGTGAGGAGGTTAACTATCCAAAATTAAAAAGGGGCTCAGTTTTAAGAATAGAGCTTAAAAGACTCGGAATAATAGGTTTTGATCATTATGGAATTTATGCTGGAAAAAGGATGGTGATCCATTTTTCTGAAGAAAAAATTCGCAGAGAGCATATTTCAAAGTTTATTGAAGGTGCAGGCATATTCAATGGCAATCATGTAGATGTTATGAAATTCCCAGATAAAAATACCGAATCAATAACTCTGGAAGATTCTTATAATAGGGCAGTTTCTTGTATTGGGATGAAAGGCTATGACGTTTTGGAGTCAAATTGTGAGCATTTTGCATTATGGTGTAGAACAGGGGTTGCTTTTTCAGGTCAGGCTCTAGGTAAGTACAGTGATAAATTTGAAGTCTGCTCTACGGTAAGTCTTTCAGGATGCAGCATTAATTTCCCCAGAGCAATTGGTAAAATTTTCAATGATTTGGGAATGGAAAAAAGCAGAAGCATTTCAGTAAGCAATATTGTAGATGTTAAAAACTAA
- a CDS encoding tyrosine-type recombinase/integrase, whose protein sequence is MNNEQQQRSDYLYEQHVTHLTLQGKRPATIDGYSRALRRITHHLDKSPDTLTTNDLKRYFAQLIKTHSWSTVRIDRNGLQFFFKHVLQRDWEWLNIVKPPQVKTLPDILTPAEVSHLINSTKQLRYQVFFLTLYSLGLRLGEGLDLAVGDIDRHRMLVHIRNGKGGKDRFIPIPRRTLYALRYYWQTHKNSRYLFPSQFNVNHTVMDRGGIQKAMKAVIKSCGINKSISPHNLRHSYATHLLEQGLDLRSVQHLLGHNSLNTTAKYTHLTDISRKNTSTTINQLANDLTLSWDLKL, encoded by the coding sequence ATGAATAACGAACAACAACAACGTTCAGATTATCTTTATGAACAACATGTTACCCACCTAACCTTGCAAGGTAAACGTCCAGCCACGATTGATGGTTATAGTCGTGCACTTCGTCGCATTACTCACCATTTAGATAAATCGCCTGATACGTTAACCACTAATGATCTCAAGCGATACTTTGCTCAACTGATTAAAACCCATTCATGGAGCACCGTCAGAATTGATCGTAATGGATTACAGTTTTTCTTTAAGCATGTACTTCAACGTGATTGGGAATGGCTTAATATTGTTAAGCCACCACAAGTTAAAACATTGCCTGATATTTTAACGCCAGCAGAAGTTAGCCACTTAATAAATTCAACCAAGCAACTACGTTACCAAGTCTTTTTTCTGACCTTGTATAGCCTTGGGTTGCGATTAGGGGAAGGATTAGATCTCGCTGTTGGCGATATTGATCGTCATCGAATGTTAGTCCATATTCGGAATGGTAAAGGTGGTAAAGATAGATTTATCCCTATTCCAAGACGAACATTGTATGCTCTGCGTTATTACTGGCAAACCCACAAAAACAGCCGCTATCTTTTCCCATCACAGTTTAATGTTAACCATACCGTGATGGATCGTGGTGGTATTCAAAAAGCTATGAAAGCAGTAATTAAAAGCTGTGGGATCAATAAATCAATCAGCCCACATAATTTACGCCATAGCTATGCGACTCACTTATTAGAACAAGGCCTCGATTTACGCTCAGTTCAACATTTATTAGGTCATAACAGTTTAAATACTACCGCTAAATATACTCATCTTACCGATATCTCCCGTAAAAATACGTCAACGACCATTAACCAACTTGCTAATGATTTAACACTATCATGGGATCTCAAACTATGA
- a CDS encoding IS91 family transposase translates to MTFQSLLSDYFDEFYATYSNQINHDIRNAMKVMLACHTEQQGHSRWQCSHCEHHINHPMSCGHRHCTQCQHRTTSDWLNKQQQKLLPIDYFMVTFTLPAELRYLAKRHPKLLYQAMFTVTASIVKSFAHNDKHLGNKIGFTSVLHTHNRRRDLHPHIHMVITGGGFDDKKRQWIQCKNKYLFNAFVLAKVSRARLLEYITSELKLPLPDKLANKWIVDCRHVGHGKPALLYLSTYLYRGIIADKDILYLDNHQVTFRYKDNQTKTMKTRTLPVLQFLWLILQHVLPKGLRRVRDYGLLRGHEKKQLQLIQYAFMLAGQLTLPPQQKVVRLTAQPFCPCCQHVMQLAGIFRPR, encoded by the coding sequence ATGACTTTTCAATCATTATTGAGTGACTATTTCGATGAGTTTTATGCGACTTATTCAAATCAAATTAATCACGATATCCGCAATGCCATGAAAGTCATGTTGGCTTGTCATACGGAACAACAAGGACATAGTCGCTGGCAATGTTCTCACTGTGAACATCACATCAATCATCCAATGTCATGCGGACACCGTCATTGTACGCAATGCCAACACCGAACGACATCAGACTGGTTAAACAAGCAACAGCAAAAACTGTTACCGATTGATTATTTTATGGTGACGTTTACGCTGCCAGCAGAACTTCGATACCTTGCAAAACGACACCCTAAATTGTTGTACCAAGCCATGTTTACCGTCACTGCCAGTATTGTAAAAAGCTTTGCTCATAATGATAAACATCTTGGCAATAAAATAGGTTTTACTTCTGTGTTGCATACTCATAATCGTCGTCGAGACTTACATCCTCACATTCATATGGTGATCACTGGCGGTGGCTTTGATGACAAGAAACGACAATGGATACAGTGTAAAAATAAGTACCTATTTAATGCTTTTGTGTTAGCGAAAGTATCGCGAGCTAGATTACTGGAATATATCACCAGCGAACTCAAACTCCCCTTACCTGACAAATTAGCAAATAAATGGATAGTAGATTGCCGCCATGTAGGTCATGGAAAACCCGCTTTATTGTATTTATCAACGTATCTTTATCGTGGGATCATCGCAGATAAAGATATTCTTTATCTCGATAATCATCAGGTGACATTTCGATATAAAGATAACCAAACAAAGACAATGAAAACGCGCACTTTGCCTGTATTACAGTTTCTATGGCTGATATTGCAACATGTATTACCAAAAGGGTTAAGGCGAGTTCGTGATTATGGTTTATTACGAGGACATGAAAAGAAACAACTTCAACTGATCCAATATGCCTTTATGTTAGCAGGGCAACTAACGTTGCCCCCACAACAAAAAGTTGTCCGTTTAACGGCACAACCCTTTTGCCCCTGCTGCCAACATGTCATGCAATTAGCGGGGATTTTTCGACCCAGATAA
- a CDS encoding imm11 family protein has product MTKYNDEYYIAFRPNDDTQVHIKPDKRTALRKYHYKKLENGGDPLFFTNGFSEGEKTSDLLTDLVVDTSGLLINKKLKDELSQYTIDGVQIYPSIYIDNANNDHGNYWYLGLYTELNCLDLTRSKIEIFDFDDNDDDDFLEVKQYYLNEAVLNHINEESRLIFKVANCSKSYLFFHKSIVEFISKENFSGVNFIRVSDFNEGDQF; this is encoded by the coding sequence ATGACAAAATACAATGATGAGTACTATATTGCTTTTCGTCCAAATGATGACACTCAAGTTCATATAAAACCAGATAAACGAACAGCACTTAGAAAGTACCATTACAAAAAATTAGAAAATGGAGGAGACCCTTTATTTTTTACTAATGGTTTTAGTGAGGGGGAGAAAACTTCTGATTTATTAACTGATTTAGTTGTAGATACATCTGGTTTATTGATAAATAAAAAACTTAAAGACGAATTGAGTCAATATACTATCGATGGTGTTCAAATCTATCCTTCTATCTATATTGATAATGCCAATAATGACCATGGAAATTATTGGTATTTGGGTTTATATACTGAGTTAAATTGCCTTGATCTTACTCGGTCAAAAATAGAAATATTTGATTTCGATGACAACGATGATGATGACTTCCTTGAAGTTAAGCAATATTACTTGAATGAAGCCGTGCTAAATCATATTAATGAAGAAAGTCGATTGATATTTAAAGTTGCAAATTGCTCTAAGAGTTATTTGTTTTTTCATAAAAGTATTGTCGAATTCATTTCAAAAGAAAACTTTTCAGGTGTTAACTTTATTAGAGTTTCTGACTTTAATGAAGGAGACCAGTTTTAA